A section of the Pochonia chlamydosporia 170 chromosome 2, whole genome shotgun sequence genome encodes:
- a CDS encoding sulfite reductase flavoprotein alpha-component (similar to Cordyceps militaris CM01 XP_006669344.1), which produces MTTSGRTVLVLYGSETGNAQDMAEELGKICQRLHFASRVEELDNVDLSELLQHLFVLFVVSTTGQGDMPHNSLLFWKKLLRKKLPPGCLAEMKYSCVGLGDSTYLKFNWAARKLIRRLDQLGASTFIEPCEADEQFPEGIDGSFVRWADDLRKHLLEHHPDPKGRDPIPEDEMLPPKWSLAPAINQAKPATSHTNGDTKTQSSPPLTQLHIPKGLHATLIENKRLTPEKHWQDVRLVSFDIPNADKPLQVNPGDCLTIYPKNFPSDVQRVITLMEWDAIADQPLDLSLCSLPPTLYTTPHSTIRDILLHSIDINAVPRRSFLKNLSYFSSDQDHKERLLEFTMTEYLDEYFDYATRSRRTIIEVLEEFHSVRVPPSRILDVFPLIRGRDFSIANGGHTLHPSPSTTRIQLLIALVKYRTILRKPREGLCSRYITHLPPRTTLTVTLKPVLSPIHGALNAKRPLVAMATGTGVAPVRSLIHERMTHDSPAPMILFFGNRNKDADNFFAREWADIAAKANLTVFTAFSRDQREKIYVQDLIRKEARLLEGLIPQNAIFAVCGGSSKMADACKYAVFDPYVEGGDAEERKKVLESITWWQEIW; this is translated from the exons ATGACCACCTCAGGCAGGACCGTTCTGGTCCTGTACGGCTCCGAAACTGGCAATGCGCAGGACATGGCCGAAGAACTGGGCAAAATCTGTCAAAGGCTACACTTTGCCAGTCGAGTGGAGGAGCTGGACAATGTAGATTTG agcgagcttctccagcatctgtTTGTGCTGTTTGTCGTTTCGACAACCGGACAAGGAGACATGCCTCACAACTCTCTCTTATTCTGGAAGAAACTCCTCCGCAAGAAGCTACCGCCAGGCTGCCTCGCCGAAATGAAGTATTCATGTGTCGGCCTTGGAGACAGCACATATCTCAA ATTCAACTGGGCAGCCAGGAAACTCATCCGACGGCTTGATCAACTAGGAGCGTCCACATTCATTGAGCCTTGCGAAGCAGACGAGCAATTCCCAGAAGG TATCGATGGGAGTTTTGTCCGTTGGGCAGATGACCTCCGCAAGCATCTGCTAGAACACCATCCCGATCCGAAAGGACGAGATCCCATCCCCGAAGATGAGATGCTCCCTCCAAAATGGTCACTCGCACCCGCCAtaaaccaagccaaacccgCAACATCTCACACCAACGGCGACACCAAGACCCAATCATCGCCACCACTAACTCAACTCCATATCCCCAAGGGTCTACACGCCACGCTCATCGAAAACAAAAGACTCACCCCCGAGAAACACTGGCAAGACGTCCGCCTCGTGTCCTTCGACATCCCAAACGCAGATAAACCCCTGCAAGTCAACCCAGGCGACTGTCTAACCATCTACCCGAAAAACTTCCCCTCCGACGTCCAAAGAGTCATCACCCTCATGGAATGGGATGCCATCGCCGACCAACCGCTCGACCTATCGCTCTGCTCCCTCCCTCCCACTCTCTACACGACACCTCACTCCACCATCCGcgacatcctcctccacagcatcgacatcaacgcCGTGCCGCGGCGCTCATTCCTCAAAAACCTCTCCTACTTCTCCTCCGACCAGGACCACAAGGAACGGCTCCTCGAATTCACAATGACAGAATACCTAGACGAATACTTCGACTACGCGACCCGCTCGCGCCGCACAATCATCGAAGTCCTCGAGGAATTCCACTCCGTCCGCGTACCCCCCTCCCGCATCCTAGACGTATTCCCCCTCATCCGCGGCCGCGACttcagcatcgccaacggcGGCCACACCCTCCAcccctccccatcaaccacaagaaTACAGCTCCTCATCGCGCTCGTCAAGTACCGCACCATCCTGCGCAAGCCCCGAGAGGGCCTCTGCTCCCGCTACATCACACACCTCCCTCCCCGGACAACCCTCACCGTCACCCTCAAACCCGTCCTGTCCCCCATCCACGGCGccctcaacgccaaacgACCACTCGTAGCCATGGCCACCGGCACGGGTGTAGCGCCCGTCCGGTCCCTCATCCACGAGAGAATGACGCACGACTCCCCCGCGCCCATGATCTTGTTCTTCGGCAACCGCAACAAGGATGCGGATAACTTCTTTGCCCGGGAGTGGGCGGACATCGCTGCCAAGGCGAACCTTACCGTCTTTACGGCCTTTTCAAGAGACCAGCGTGAAAAGATCTATGTTCAGGATTTGATACGCAAGGAGGCAAGGTTGCTGGAGGGGTTGATTCCGCAGAACGCAATTTTTGCTGTGTGCGGCGGGTCGTCCAAGATGGCTGATGCGTGCAAGTATGCCGTCTTTGATCCGTATGTCGAGGGGGGAGACGCcgaggagaggaagaaggtgttggagAGTATTACCTGGTGGCAGGAGATTTGGTAA